In Candidatus Woesearchaeota archaeon, the genomic stretch CTTGTTGGTGATTAGGGGGTTTGATTGTGGGTCTTATTGCTATATGCTGGTGGTTCAGCATGAGTATATGGCAATTGCATAGCATGATCACAACGTTTTGCATAGCATGATAACAATGTTGCTTAGCATGATCACAACGATGGATAATTTAACAATGAGGTGAGTTATATGACAAAAGAAGTGCAGCCTATTTTCATTTTGCCTGAAGGCACTCAGAGGAGTTCCGGAAGGAATGCCCAGCGGAACAACATCATGGCAGCTAAGCTTGTGGCTGAGACTGTCCGCACGACTCTTGGTCCGAAAGGCATGGACAAGATGCTTGTGGATTCTTTGGGTGATGTTGTTGTCACGAATGATGGGGTCACGATTCTTGAGGAGATGCAGATTGAGCATCCCGCTGCCAAGATGATTGTCGAGGTGGCAAAGACCCAGGAGGATGAGGTCGGCGACGGTACGACGACTGCTGTGGTCATTGCCGGCGAGCTCCTTAAGCAGGCTGAGGACCTGCTCGACCAGGATATCCACCCGACTGTACTTGCAAGAGGTTACAGGCTGGCCGCTGAGAGGTCACAGGAGATACTAAACCAGATTGCAGAGAAGGTGACTGAGAAGGATACAGACATGCTGAAGAAGATTGCCATGACTGCCATGACAGGCAAGGGCGCCGAGTCTGCGAAGGAGAAGCTCTCTGAACTCACTGTGCAGGCCATCAAGCAGGTCATGGAGAAGTCCGAGGATAGGATCAGGATTGACCGGGATGACATTAAGATAGAGAAGAAGATCGGGAATACAGTGGAATCTTCCTCTCTTATAAGGGGTATTGTGCTCGACAAGGAGAAGGTGCATTCAGGGATGCCCTCGGTCGTTGTCGATGCAAGGATCGCTCTGATCGACTCAGCGGTCGAGATAAAGAATACTGAGATAGACGCCAAGATCCAGATAACTGATCCTGGTCAGATGCAGGCTTTCATTGATATGGAAGAGAAGATGCTGAGGAACATGGTCAATAGGATTGTTGACAGCGGTGCCAATGTGGTGTTCTGTCAGAAGGGTATAGATGACATAGCCCAGCATTTCCTTGCGAAGTCCGGCATCTATGCTGCCAGGCGTGTGAAGAAGTCTGATATGGAGAAGCTAGCCAGGGCCACTGGCGCCAAGATTGTCACAAACCTTGATGACTTGGGGAAGAATGATCTGGGTAGGTCTGGCAGGGTCGAGGAGCACAAGATCGGCGACGAGGAGATGACTTTTGTCTCTGAATGCAAGAATCCGAAGTCTGTGACTATTCTTGTGCGTGGGGGCACAGAGCATGTTGTTGATGAGGTCAAGCGCGCAATGGAGGATGCCATCGGTGATATTGCTGCTGCCTTGAAAAATGGCAAGGTTGTCGGCGGCGCCGGCGCTCCTGAGATTGAGCTTGCGAAGTCACTGAGGGAATATGCCACCTCGTTGTCAGGGAGGGAGCAGCTTGCTGTGCAGGCCTTTGCCAATGCAATGGAGATCATCCCGAGGACTTTGGCAGAGAATGCAGGGCTTGATCCTATTGATGTCCTGACTGAGATGAAGGCTGCCCATGATAAGAAGCAGAAGTGGGCTGGCATCGATGTCTTCACCGGCAGGGTCATGGATGCCTGGAAGAGAGGCGTGATTGAGCCGTTGAAGATCAAGACCCAGGCTGTATCCAGTGCATCTGATGTTGCTATAATGATATTGAGGATCGATGATGTGATCGCTTCAAGCGGCAGCAGGAAGAGCGAGGTCCCCCCGCCGGGGATGCCCCCTGGAGGTATGGGATATTAGAAGCAGATGTCAGCAGGTCAGGCCGAACAGCACATGATCATATTTTTCTTTCATTTGGCTGATATCAGGCAGATTCAGGCCTATTATTAGCTCTTCCCTTTCTGGGATGAACTTAAGATTCTCAAACTCTTGCTGTATCAGTATCTCCGGATTGTCTTCTATCAGCATCATGAGCTCTGTCTCATTGTCAGGCAGCTCGTAGATCTCAAGCGGTCTTATGGGGAGGTCTGCCTCAGATTCATAGTAATAATATTCGCCCCTGTCCATCTCGACAAATTCTTTCCTGTCAGGTGAGACGAGTCTCTGTATGGTTCTGCCTTCATGCTCGTATTCATACCTGTACTGTCTTGCATTGTCCCGTATTCTTGCAAGGTTTGGCTCCAGCGTCTTCTTCGGGCCGCTCTCGCTTGTATAGAGATACTCATCACCTTTGCTTATGAGCACTCCGGCATTGACCCAATCCTGAAGCACGAAATCTGTTGCGTGGGTTTTCTTGTCCAGCTTGAAGCTCCAGATGGTGCTAAGCTTCTTGGTTTTCAGGTCATATGAATACACATTGGCCTCATTGGCGCATTCCTTGATATAGTTTGGATACAGAAGAAGTGCGAATCCCTTTGGCTGCCTGTAATAGTATGCCCCGCTCACAAAAGCGATGCTGCGTGAGTCAGGTGAGAAGACCATGTTGCTTATGATGCCTGAATCATATCTCATGTTTATCTTGTCATAGCAGCAGAGATATTTGTCTGCGAGGAGCAGTGTTAGCACGAGGACAGAGATCAGAATCAGCCAGTTCTTTATCCTCCTCTTTGTCATGAATCTCATTTTGTTTCTGTTGTCTTATGGATTTCTTTTGTCTTCATATATTCCAGACCCATTGAGTCGAGCATCTGGATTATCCTGTCTTTCTGGTCCTTGAGGCCCTTCCAGTCAAGGAATATCATGTCCACCTTTTCAGATGTCTTGTCTATGACCTGGCGCACCATGCCCTCGTCAAGATTCTCCAGGTTGTATTTGGGACATACATGCCCGAAGCAAAAGTCGCTCCTGTGCATCAGCTCTGTGAATACGGGAGTATGGTGCAGGCCTCCTATCCCGAATGCTGCCTTGCATTCCGGCACCGGATTTGATATTATGTAGATGATTGTCTCAGCTATCGCTTTCCCGCACTGCTCATCCCCCCAGTCTTCCTCTGAGCTGCCGATCTCTATGAACATGACAGGTTTCTTGATTTCTGGTCCATGATGTGTGCATTCCTGTATGATTTCGACAGGGAGTTCCTTTGCGAGCTCCTTGAGCTTGAAGAGCGCCATCCTGAGATGTCTTGCAGGCGCGATGCACAATGTCTTATCCCTTCCTCCGAGATCTCCTTTCCCCCAGTTCCCGGGACTGTGCACTGAAAGGCTTTTGATTCCGGATGCGCTCATGTGCTTTGTTGCAAAGATTATCATATCTTCTGGCATCTGCTCGTCATAGTTCTCGCAATAAACTGGTCTTGTGTCTGTTGTGTAGAATCTTGCATTGTCTATCCCTTTGACATGGAATACCCTGTGCCCGAACCTGTCTTCATCAGTCTCAATGCACTCTTTCATCTCTTTGAGTCTTGCAAGGATGTTCAAGGATGCTGCATCCTGCGTTGAGAATAACACTCCAAAGCTTCTTATTTCTGGCATAAACATCCCCAATCAAGGCACCTTTATAAAGGTATTTATATATAATAAGTATTTTATCAAGTAAAAAATATAACCAAAATATAATAAAATAAATATATTTATATATAAGTAAATTAGTGCCTGTCCAAATGTACAAATCAGGCAAATTCAGTCAATATCTAGTCATTTTTCTAGCATTGGCCCTTCTTTCCGCATTGGCATCTGCTGAATTTGGCGTGATCCCGGTTGAGAATCTATCAGACCCAAATCTGAATTCTTCTGGGATCCCCACAGACAATGAGACATCGCCTGACAATCCCGCTCTGATTCCTGAAAACCATGAACCTCCGGTGCCGACACCGGATGATCCAGGCTTTCTTGATAACACTACAAACGATAAGGATAATGTGACAATCAATTATGGTAATACAACAGTTGATTATGGTAATATGACAGATGATGACAATATAAATGCCTCCAATGATAGTGGTTTTGGAATATTGCCTGTTGCAGATGAAGAGGCTGAACTGCCGCCGATTACTGGACAGATAATCATCCTTTCGCCCATTGACACAGATGACGACGGGGATCCTGATGTGACTGACTGCGCACCATATGACCCAAACATACTTTCTCCAAGATATGGGCTCCATATCAACAGGAGCATCACATTATGCACTGGCACATATAATATATATGACCCTGATAACACAGGCATTTTTACATTCAGCGACAATGTGACTCTTGACTGCAATGGTTCTGTTCTTGTTGGTAACAGGACTGGCAGAGGCATTTATCTAAACACTAAGAGCAATATAAATATCAGCAATTGTGGGTTCAGGGATTATACATATGGTTTTTATGGCTATACAAGCTCAGGCATTTCCGTGAATAACACTTTTTCAGACTTCAATAGTTATGGTTTTTATTATTATGGAGGCAGCGGGAACCGCATTGAAAGCTCAGTTGCCAGGAATAACACAAATCCAGGATTTTATATTTATAGTTCCTCAAATTTCAACATCTCCGGCTCTGCAGCATATAACAATAACAATGATGGTTTCATGATTAGTGAATACAGCAGTAACGTCATGATCCTGAACTCCTCTTCTTATGACAATAACCGGTACGGATTTAGTAGTTATAGTTATTCAGCAACAATCGAGAACTCAGCTGCTTATGATACTAAAGGTCGACAGGATACAGGATTCTACCTTGATCGTTCAGGCAATAGGATAATCGGCTGCAGTGCATATAATAATACTCAGTATGGCATATATTCTTCCTATTTTTCCAGCCAGAACTTATCCCACAATGTGCTTATGGACAACAGGATGTTGGATCTTGGGTTGGATATAAATAGTATCTCAGAATGCAATTCTGTGATCCAAAACAACACTGGCTCTGGAAATAGGCCGATCATGTTCCTAAATGGGCAGTCCAGCCTGGAAGATATTGAGGTTTCCCAGCTGATAATGTGCAATGCAGATGGCTCGAACATCACGAATGTGACTGTTTATGGCTCTGGTCTGCATGATAATAACTGGATTTATCTTGTTTATACCGACAATGCTGAACTGAGGGATGTCAGGTCACATGGTAATTACTATGGCCTGTTTGCAGATTACAGCAACAATAATATCATTGTCGATTCAAGCTTCTCCGGTAGCAGCCAGTATGGCCTTTTCTTGACAAACTCCCAGAACAACAGGGTCTATCACAATAATTTTTCAGATAACCACATACAAGCATCGTCAGACCATGCTTCTAATATTTTCTACAGCAATGATTCTGGCACGCCTGAAGGGAACTACTGGAGCGATGTCTTCACCAGTTATCTTAATATCACAGACAGCAATGCCGACAGCTATGGGGATACTGGGCCACATTATCCATATAATCAGGAGAATTTCGGGAATGTCAGGGGCTCTGTTGCAGATTATGGTCCGGTTATCGACGGTTACTCCCCGCAGCCATGCCTGCGTGTTGAGGCAGACAACACTGTCATCAGCAGTGACGCTCTTCTCTGCCCGGGCACTTATTATGTGAAGGATGCTGATCTTAATGGTATCCTGAGCATAACGGGTGACAATGTCGTGATAGACTGCAACGGCGCTGTCTTTGAGGGGGATGGCTATGCCTCTAACAGGCGTACAAGGGGGGTTAGACTGAGTGGGAAGACCAATATCACTTTTATAGACTGCGATTTCACAAGGTATTATTATGCGGTCTCATCAGAATCATCATCAGGGATAAATATCGTTGATTCTGAGATGTACACCAATTATTATGCCATCTACACTTATTCAAGCACAGGTCTTAATATTACCAATAACACATTGCATAACAACGTTTATGGATTATACTCAGCTTCGACTTACAACAGCATCTTCATAAACAACACAATCAGGGACAATAGTTATGTGGATTTCAATTTTGCCGCGGGTTCTGCCACACACTGCAACAACACTGTCCTTGACAACACAGGATTCAGCGGCCTTCCGATCAGGTATTATCATGATCAGTCTTTGGAGCTCAGGGACGGGGAATATTCGCAGCTTATCCTGTGCAATATGGACAATTCTAACATAACAAATATCACGATAAATGGAGGATATCGCAGGAATATGCTGTCAGCATTCTTCACTGATTACGCTGTTTTCTCTGGCATCAAGGCTGACAGTACGCTTAACGGGATCTATCTGCAGTACAGCAATGATAATCTGATAACAGGCTCCAGCGCAGATAATTTCGCCAGCTTTGGATTCGGTCTTTACTTGAGCCACGGGAACAATATCTCAAACAGTCATGCTGACAGAGGGGGCAGCGTGACCAGCCAGGGTTTCTATCTCTCATCCTCGCACCATAATATCTTCTCTTCCAACAATGCAACCGGCAATGCGAATAAGGGTGTGAGGGTTTTCAGGTCTGACAACAATACATTTGTGGATAACAATATCAATAATAACCAGTATGGCATCCATATTAATGAGAGCTCTCTGAACAATTTCTCCCACAGCTCTGTCCAGAACAACACTTATTATGATGTTTATATAGAATCGAAGAATCCCTCGAATTGTGATAATGATTACACCAACATAACCATTTCCGGGGGTCACGCCCTGGATTATTTTTCCGCGCCGGTAAGCCTGCAGGATCAGGAGTTCTATCAGATAATCCTCTGCGGTGCTGGAGGTTCAAATCTCACTAATCTCACGATTGATGGCTATTCTGCAAAGAACAATAATGGCTTGACACTGTTACATTCCGATAATAGTGTTGTGCAGGGGATAAGATCAACAGGCAATTACAACGGCATAAGGGTCCATGACAGCGACAATCTGACTATAAGGGATTCAGTGTTTGAAAGCAATCGGTATGGGATATACCATGTTCTGAGCGATAACGGCAACATTACAAACAACACAATCACCATGAATTATGGCTCCTACCCTTATGGGATCAATCTTTGGAAATCTTCATATAATATGATAACCGGCAATAATATCAGGGATTCAGGCTATAGCGGCTATTCTGGGATTATTTTGAATACAGGATCAGATAAGAATGTCATTGTGGGCAATCATTTCAGAAATCTAAGCATGTCAAGTGCCTTGCCGGGCAGTATAAGATTGCAGCTCTCGAAAGACAACAACGTCACACAAAATGATATGCAGGATGTGAATTCAGGCATCTATATGTACAATGCTTCCGGTTCTTCAGTATTCAATAATACCCTCTTAATCAGCGGCTACACATCATATTATGCATTCGGCATGGAGAGGCTGTCCAGGAACAATAATATTTTTGGGAACAATCTTAGCGGTTGGAGCGCGGGCGGCGTTTATGTTTATAATTCATCTTCAAACAGCATAAAGGATGTGCATGTGAAAGGGAAGTCATCTGCATATGGCATTAACTCTTATTGGTCATGGAACAATACTTTCAGCAATTTTTCAATAGAGAAATATATTACTGGCATCATGCTTCAGTATTCAGACAACAATTCCTTTTCCGGTTTCTCATCTGACAATAACACAAAAAATGGCCTTTGGCTCAGCAACAGCAAAGGCAATAGGGTTTCAGATGGTTTTTTGTCAGAAAACAATGAGTATGACATGATCATCGGGACAGTCCTGCCAGAGCACTGCAATAACATTGTTGACAATATCACAGGCTCTGGCAACCGGCCTGTTCTATTCTACAACTCTTCTGTGCATCTGTCTAATTCTGTAGCTTCAGAGCTGATTCTCTGCAATGCTGACTATGCGGACATCTCGAATGTGACGATTCTTGGCTCAGACACCTTGCAGAACAATTACCTTTACATAGGGCAGACAGATCATGCACAGATTGAGTATATCCGTTCTGATGGGAATTTCTATGGGATATATATGGAATACAGCACAGATAATGATTTCCTGGATTCTTCGACTTATAATAATTATCAATACAATCTTTATGCCGCTTATTCTGATCACAACATGATACATGGCTCTGCATCTTGGTACCCCTCAAGGACTAAGACCTCCTACTACATATATCGCAGCAGGAACAACACAATAGCAGGAACAAGCATTTACAATTCAAGTTCGGCTATATATCTGTCTCATTCAAACGATACCATAATAGAGGAAAATGACATCTATCAGAACACTTATGGTATAAATCTGCAGTATTCGAACAACAATGTCGTGCTGAACAACAATATAACAAGACAATTTTCATACGGGCAGTATTTGAGCTCATCATCAGGGAATCATATCGTGAACAATTCCATATACTCTAATCTATACCCGATTTATTTGACATCTGTATCCAGCAATAACAATATCAGTTATAACAATGTAACCAGGAATAGCTATGGTATGTACACAAATTCACCCGACAACATATTCAGCCATAATTATATTTTCAATAATTCAAATTATGGTATAGAGGTTTATGGTACAGGTTATAATCATATTATGGGAAATAACATATCAATGAATCCCATGGGTATCTATCTGTATTATGCCAAAGATAATTCTGTGAATGACAATACCATTTATGATAACACCCAGCTGGACCTCTTTTTGCAGACATCTAACAGGACGCATTGCCAGAATGATATCTATGATAACACAGGCTCCGCAGGCAGGCCGATATTTTATATCAATGATGATTCTGCCTTGAACAATGCAGATTCTGCCTTATTGATATTGTGCGGGGCCGATAATGCCACTGTATCAAATGTCACTGTGAAGGGCTCAGATACAATTCAGAACAACCTGGTCTATGTGGTCCGCAGCAGGGATGTTATTTTTAGGGATGTGGCATCCGACAATAACTATTTTGGTTTCTATGATGAGTACGGATCAGGCAACTCTTATCTGAACTGCACTGCCGTGAACAACTCAGACAATGGGTTTTATCTGAACGGTAATTATCACACAATAAACAGCTCTGAAGCTATATCAAACAATTATGGTGTTTATGTTTTTTATGGAAATGGCCATCAGCTGCACAATAATATTATTGCAGATAATGCAGAAGGTGCCAGGATTTATTATTCGAACAATTCAGTCATAGCCGGCAATAACCTCACTGATAACACAAATTACGGCATTTACATGAGAGGGAGCATATGGCAGCGCACAAATTTTTCAGTTCATAAAAATAACATATCCAACAGCAACAGGGGTATCTATTTTGATTCCATTGAGGATTCCCATATCACTAACAACACAATATATGACAATTATTATGGGGTTTATGTCACTAATTCTGATAACCTCACATTTTATTATAATAGTTTCATAAACAACACCCAGCAGGCCTATGCCAGCAATGCCAACAACAGGTTCTACAGGAACTCGACCCCTCATGGAAATTATTGGGGCGATATCAGGCAGAAAGGTCTTCATATCGTGGATATGGACTCTGACAACTTTGGCGATCATGGTATGGATTATCCTTACAGCCAGGCCAATGGCGGAGATGTGAACCAGTATGTCGTCGACTATGGGCCTATGATGGGGGATTATGACTCGCCCCCCTGCTACACGCCGACCGGCGATGACACCATGATTGATTTCAGCATTGTGCTGTGCCGCGACAATT encodes the following:
- a CDS encoding TCP-1/cpn60 chaperonin family protein, whose protein sequence is MTKEVQPIFILPEGTQRSSGRNAQRNNIMAAKLVAETVRTTLGPKGMDKMLVDSLGDVVVTNDGVTILEEMQIEHPAAKMIVEVAKTQEDEVGDGTTTAVVIAGELLKQAEDLLDQDIHPTVLARGYRLAAERSQEILNQIAEKVTEKDTDMLKKIAMTAMTGKGAESAKEKLSELTVQAIKQVMEKSEDRIRIDRDDIKIEKKIGNTVESSSLIRGIVLDKEKVHSGMPSVVVDARIALIDSAVEIKNTEIDAKIQITDPGQMQAFIDMEEKMLRNMVNRIVDSGANVVFCQKGIDDIAQHFLAKSGIYAARRVKKSDMEKLARATGAKIVTNLDDLGKNDLGRSGRVEEHKIGDEEMTFVSECKNPKSVTILVRGGTEHVVDEVKRAMEDAIGDIAAALKNGKVVGGAGAPEIELAKSLREYATSLSGREQLAVQAFANAMEIIPRTLAENAGLDPIDVLTEMKAAHDKKQKWAGIDVFTGRVMDAWKRGVIEPLKIKTQAVSSASDVAIMILRIDDVIASSGSRKSEVPPPGMPPGGMGY
- a CDS encoding right-handed parallel beta-helix repeat-containing protein, with product MYKSGKFSQYLVIFLALALLSALASAEFGVIPVENLSDPNLNSSGIPTDNETSPDNPALIPENHEPPVPTPDDPGFLDNTTNDKDNVTINYGNTTVDYGNMTDDDNINASNDSGFGILPVADEEAELPPITGQIIILSPIDTDDDGDPDVTDCAPYDPNILSPRYGLHINRSITLCTGTYNIYDPDNTGIFTFSDNVTLDCNGSVLVGNRTGRGIYLNTKSNINISNCGFRDYTYGFYGYTSSGISVNNTFSDFNSYGFYYYGGSGNRIESSVARNNTNPGFYIYSSSNFNISGSAAYNNNNDGFMISEYSSNVMILNSSSYDNNRYGFSSYSYSATIENSAAYDTKGRQDTGFYLDRSGNRIIGCSAYNNTQYGIYSSYFSSQNLSHNVLMDNRMLDLGLDINSISECNSVIQNNTGSGNRPIMFLNGQSSLEDIEVSQLIMCNADGSNITNVTVYGSGLHDNNWIYLVYTDNAELRDVRSHGNYYGLFADYSNNNIIVDSSFSGSSQYGLFLTNSQNNRVYHNNFSDNHIQASSDHASNIFYSNDSGTPEGNYWSDVFTSYLNITDSNADSYGDTGPHYPYNQENFGNVRGSVADYGPVIDGYSPQPCLRVEADNTVISSDALLCPGTYYVKDADLNGILSITGDNVVIDCNGAVFEGDGYASNRRTRGVRLSGKTNITFIDCDFTRYYYAVSSESSSGINIVDSEMYTNYYAIYTYSSTGLNITNNTLHNNVYGLYSASTYNSIFINNTIRDNSYVDFNFAAGSATHCNNTVLDNTGFSGLPIRYYHDQSLELRDGEYSQLILCNMDNSNITNITINGGYRRNMLSAFFTDYAVFSGIKADSTLNGIYLQYSNDNLITGSSADNFASFGFGLYLSHGNNISNSHADRGGSVTSQGFYLSSSHHNIFSSNNATGNANKGVRVFRSDNNTFVDNNINNNQYGIHINESSLNNFSHSSVQNNTYYDVYIESKNPSNCDNDYTNITISGGHALDYFSAPVSLQDQEFYQIILCGAGGSNLTNLTIDGYSAKNNNGLTLLHSDNSVVQGIRSTGNYNGIRVHDSDNLTIRDSVFESNRYGIYHVLSDNGNITNNTITMNYGSYPYGINLWKSSYNMITGNNIRDSGYSGYSGIILNTGSDKNVIVGNHFRNLSMSSALPGSIRLQLSKDNNVTQNDMQDVNSGIYMYNASGSSVFNNTLLISGYTSYYAFGMERLSRNNNIFGNNLSGWSAGGVYVYNSSSNSIKDVHVKGKSSAYGINSYWSWNNTFSNFSIEKYITGIMLQYSDNNSFSGFSSDNNTKNGLWLSNSKGNRVSDGFLSENNEYDMIIGTVLPEHCNNIVDNITGSGNRPVLFYNSSVHLSNSVASELILCNADYADISNVTILGSDTLQNNYLYIGQTDHAQIEYIRSDGNFYGIYMEYSTDNDFLDSSTYNNYQYNLYAAYSDHNMIHGSASWYPSRTKTSYYIYRSRNNTIAGTSIYNSSSAIYLSHSNDTIIEENDIYQNTYGINLQYSNNNVVLNNNITRQFSYGQYLSSSSGNHIVNNSIYSNLYPIYLTSVSSNNNISYNNVTRNSYGMYTNSPDNIFSHNYIFNNSNYGIEVYGTGYNHIMGNNISMNPMGIYLYYAKDNSVNDNTIYDNTQLDLFLQTSNRTHCQNDIYDNTGSAGRPIFYINDDSALNNADSALLILCGADNATVSNVTVKGSDTIQNNLVYVVRSRDVIFRDVASDNNYFGFYDEYGSGNSYLNCTAVNNSDNGFYLNGNYHTINSSEAISNNYGVYVFYGNGHQLHNNIIADNAEGARIYYSNNSVIAGNNLTDNTNYGIYMRGSIWQRTNFSVHKNNISNSNRGIYFDSIEDSHITNNTIYDNYYGVYVTNSDNLTFYYNSFINNTQQAYASNANNRFYRNSTPHGNYWGDIRQKGLHIVDMDSDNFGDHGMDYPYSQANGGDVNQYVVDYGPMMGDYDSPPCYTPTGDDTMIDFSIVLCRDNYTIADSNSNGLFLISDNVALDCNGSVFSSSSNPANGLGISLWNKRNITIRNCIFRDYSQGIALQYSSNISVINSTIQKNQSTNLQYGIYIYHTNDSVINGTRASGITSNGFRLDNSDRNVIDMFEAVNVTNHGLVIVNSDNNSVTDSVFTGNLNGIYLAAGEHNTISGNLMQENHLYDFNIDYGISACRNNITGNVGSGGRDILFFNGSVSLQNMIASEIILCKADFSDLTNVTILGSDTMKNNGMFIINTSWSSFEDINSSDNYHGLMIYGGTGNDFSGITGSDNADDGLSVSHSDNNSISGSDFSRNIVYGVDLYESDFNYINADCTDNNYGIVIRHSHNNTIDRSVARDNAYRGIELEWSNDNRILDSQIFSNPMGIYLTDVSGTVINDTISCMNSDYDIYERYTIWTFNNSGNNNHCSNVYLWADEGMPLGCTDICGIDSLGMECEIDGSWQDCSDAVWDAGISRMRIQCLSNLGSITKAEFNLTNAEDADTIFFGPNFTSYFGGYYEYDNADYIVRESGDWFASAACYDDYGYNASFNQTWYVPFGELVPYLVNPVSNSEIAQYAYEDIRIGVRCEGGECGDIRATLDPRNDSANIRGQSAGSSQDKGNGPVTAAFHVNSYAPSLKWTSADMGHVSDSALVVEEINGRFFVFGTIYDDPYDTIFALDAADGRSVWNYSTQEQGCIATTPVAGDIDNDGDIEVIAYDWCGYIYILNAEDGTEELLAYDEDFWGGYSAPSLYDIDGDSYLEIFLPNDGGGPSGYGTEIKVMNYTGEYEMVMDSNMSSLVYYLETMASFGDIDLDDEPEIVVASGRYVFAYDSDGSKLWQFDSQGISEFWYTSAIIGDFDLDGSEEVAVSGNSYFYILNGSNGALLDKKGVYSGYNQIAVGNLNGNEYPDIVVGDDSAVTVYAFEYKPGEFVTGGCSGFATPCSLIYSCGPVCKSSYCESQEGCECTACIIIKSDNATENCNSSGEGDDVNTTAPIPIRNQECSGNAIQCDSFLDPVLCEQQLGCNWRFINYENRTGIVKLWEYDAGGTWMETGFSIGDADGDGDQDIFFVTSDNYLTILNGSGQELSLALLPDEGGSGSGDNYMQVPALADMDYDGDLEVVAYHRYGAVSSFDLNGSASDWPALNGNNYHTGEYLGFRIDSLAFSPDKFSLTYDVFCLAEFSSNASVVNFTVTSPEGIIIIDSQPGSALTENEYRSPVFRIDSWGDYTCQVEAADAQGISISRQIEKKTGVIQGAIPMDSGVPFYTISTNPSVNCYDLKDGESCEFAWRTYATGNIGSVWEFFGIFESVNYPGFGPLSFSPASFAVLDVNSSNSSSFNITITESKPSGNGNQTDGGSPVILKAGYIPVCGDGNCVTGEDCRRCPADCGACPRDEDDVTKSGYIEECGNNLCGNGEDCRNCPKDCGACELPDMKIVGPNRAELGELISILITDMEDNPLAFAEIQVLYDSGRSEKYTTDESGKLQFTASEEGNILLNAKMEGYRVAKKNMDITSLVKAEKPGIMAFFASMNWWWLIILIVSGTMIGYYMYSYRKKTQDFIDDMDKKLEKLMK